The DNA window AGGGCACCACAGTGGCAGCTCATCCCACAGGGGATTAAGGCCAGGGAGCAGCTTGTCACCCAGCAGGGACATCAGCAGCCAGAGATGGCTGTGGCCCCATTCcagagggctgtggtctgggatCTGGGATCAGCCATGCCCAGCTGGTCGGGTGTCCTTcctcccagctggctgcagatcCAGGGATTAGGAGCTGCCAGCTGCTAAAGGGGTGGGCAGACGTGTGGGCAGGAGGTGTTTGTGTGGCAGGAAAAGCTCCAAGAGGGGCTCTGACCCTCCCAAATGTCCTCCCAGGGCAGTCACTGTACCTTGGACCCCTTGGGATGGCACCAACACCCACGTGGGTCATCCTGCTGTTCCATGTGCTGCCAGAGAAATGAgacttccctgtgctgctggactCTGCCCTGTCCCTTGTGCAGGGGCAGAGTGttccctgctgtgtgcaggCACTGAGCAGGAGCTCAGGGGGCATCAGGGTGGGCTCAGGCTGGTGGGAGCCTGCAGGGtgggctgagctcagctggctctgagcagctcagcccctgtggctctggagcccaccctgctccctccagcccccaggattccagccccactgtgcaAAGGCTGGTTTGTTGTAAGTGAATTCCTGGCACTGGGAGAATGTGGTGGCTGTTTCCAGAGAGGAAAATGGGGAACACTCTCCTGAAACTGTGGCTTTGCCTTGTGCAACCTCCCCTGGGTTTCCTTCCCTGGTGACACATTCTGACACCTTCTCCCCACAGTCACCAGGAATAtcccagaatatcctgagctggaagggacccccaaggaccatccatccaacccctggccctgcacagacaccccaacaatcccaccctgtccctcagagtgttgtccaaaccctcctggagctctggcagccttggggccgtgcccactgccctggggagcctggtcagtgcccaccaccctctgggggaagagcctttccctgagatcccacctgaccctgccctggcacagctccagcccttccctgggtcctgtccctgctcacacacagcagagatggagctgcccctcaggaggagctgcagaccccaaaaggtctcccctcagtctcctcttctccagctgaacaaacccTGTGGAGGGTGaaatcccttccccatcctgccaGTCCAGCTGGATTTGGGCTCCCTTGGGCAGGAAAGATGGGAGGAGGAAGCTCCCCAAGAatcactccctgtgccccagagggtcatccaaaccctcctggagctctgtcagccttggggccgtgcccactgccctggggagcctggtcagtgcccaccaccctctgggggaaggaccttttccCCATGTCCATCCCCACagtgggcaggcagcaggatgtcctgtgggagctgcagtgaTGTATttctggctgtgtctgtgcttttGCAGGGTGAAAAGGAGGAAGATGGCTGACAAGGTGCTGCCACAGAGGGTGAGTGACACCTCAGAGGTGCTGCAGGGGAGTCACGGGGTGCCCATGAGGGGAGGGTCTCActgagctgcctcctgcccactGGGCATTTCTGTTCAGTCCCAAACCAACCTGGAatatttctgtctcttcctctgGGGTGGCATAAGAGGTTTGGGGCTGGTTAAGGTTGACAAGCAGGACTTAGAGGAATGCTttgggatggagaccccaggAAGACCTTAAGCCTTTCCTAGAGGTCCCTGTAGACAATCCAAAGATTCATTCCATGCCTGTGACAGGCTTTAAACTGATTTGGAGGAAGTTTTGCAGGGCTAcctctgtttaaaataaaaaggtggtGCTGTCATGCTGGACTTATTGCTGGAAGGCTCCTTGGTgttccagcccagctctggttgtgctgctggggctgtgtggggatccagccccatcccagcactcAAGGGACTGACCATTTCATGTGGCAGATCCGGGAACTGGTGCCAGAATCCCAGGCCTACATGGACCTCCTGGCCTTTGAGCGCAAGCTGGACCAAACCATCGCTCGGAAGAGGATGGAGATCCAGGAGGCCATCAAGAAACCCCTGACGGTGcgtggcagccctggctgggaggggTGGGGACTGCAGGCCACAGAGTGGTGGATCACAGAGTTggtaaggttggaaaaaacctttaTGGTCAAATCCAGCCATCAGCCCAGCACCATCACTGAAGTGGCACATTCATTGGATGcttccagggctggtgactccaccactgccctgggcagcccttcaATGCTTTACAACCCTCTCTGTGAAAAAACATCCCCTGATATCCAATgtgaacctcccctggtgcaccCTCTCATCCAGAAGTGGCAATGGGTGCTGCAGTTCCCCTCTCACTCCAGTCACCCCCATTTCCTGGTGTCCCATTCCACAGCAAAAGAGGAAGCTGAGGATTTACATCTCCAACACCTTCACCCCAGccaaagaagagggagagggcgGGGAACGTGTGGCCTCCTGGGAGCTGCGTGTGGAGGGCAAACTGCTGGAGGATGTGAGGATCCTGGAGGGAGGAAGTGGTGGGGGAAGGATGGTCCATAAGGATCCAGgaggcaggaggtggtgggCAGAGTTATGGTCCATAAGGATCCAGGAGGTGGGTGGGGGGAGTGATGGTCCATAAGGATCCTggagggaggaggtggtgggCAGAGTTATGGTCCATAAGGATCCAGGAgagaggaggtggtggggggAGTGATGGTCCATAAGGATCCAggaaggaggaggtggtgggCAGAGTTATGGTCCATAAGGATCCAGGAggcaggaggtggtggaggagtGATGGTCCATAAGGATCCAGGAGAGAGGAAGTAGTGGGGGAGTGATGGTCCATGAGGATCCAGGAGGTTGAAGTCCTGGTCCTGTGTGCCAAGAGCCCAGGGGGATGTCCATCTGGGATCCActccaggggctggaggtggggctgggctggggcccTCCCTGGCTGGGATCAGACgagtctctgctgctctgtttgcagccaagcaagcagaagagaaagttCTCCTCCTTCTTCAAGAGCCTGGTCATCGAGCTGGACAAGGAGCTGTATGGGCCAGACAACCATCTGGtggaggtgaggcaggaggggTGGGCCCAGTGGGACAAGGgaggtcctgctgcttcccctctGAGTGCTcagctccccagcccagggcctgtcctgctgccaggtTTTACCAAGGTGTTTGTGGGTGCCAGGGAGCAGTGCCAAACCCTCCTCAGGGggccatgctgcttttcagGCTCAAgtttagggctttttttttttcctggtgctgcttcctggcagcagctgcccccaAGTccacagccagagccaggagttgTGGGGCCACAGTGAGGATGTGGCTccaggggcagccctggcccCTCAAACTGGCACCAGTGAGGCCCCACACAGGTGATGGTGCCACAGGAGGCTCATCCACACATCCCAGTGCCATGGAGAAGGAAGGGTTTGCTCTCTTGCCtctcagctgagctgggaggtcCTCAGGGAGATGAAACACTGTGAGTGGGATCAGAGCTTTTTTGGGTGTTCCTGCATGGAGCAGCTTTCCCTgcaccagctcctgcttttccctgtggGAAACGCTCATTTCTGTGGTGGTGCTCAGTGTGATGGGAATCCCCTCCCCATGgggctgtgagcagctctgaTGTGCAGTGGCTGAGGCAGGAGTGATCCTGCAGTGGCTCCAGGAGCTCTTGGAGCCCTTGACATCAAACACTCAGGGCTGGAACTGCCTCAGCCCATCCAAATGTTGATCCAGCACTGGGCTGGAGCAATCCAGCTGGACTGGGTGTCACCCACTGCCACCAGACTCCCAGAACTGCCAGGGGTGGGCTCCAGGCTGTCTGCCCATGCCAGAcccccagcaccagctctgcagacacaaaGCCTGGCAGCAGGTGGCTTGTCCTGCTCCTGGATTGACCAGTGGCCCCTTGGTCTGGCAGTGGCACCGGATGCCCACGACCCAGGAGACCGACGGCTTCCAGGTGAAGCGTCCCGGGGATGTCAATGTGAAGTGCACTCTGCTGCTCATGTTGGACCACCAGGTACAGCCCTGGGGcctcccaggggctgggggtacctgctgccctccctcagTGTGGCTCCCCTGGgaggggcagcccagggtgggcagggggctggggtGAGGGTCGGGGGGAGGGTTGGGGGGACTCAGGAATGTAAAGGGGCACAAGGAGTTCTGAGCATGGAGCCACAgcctgcagtggcacaggggctgtgggacacTGTGCTGCTCAGAGGGGCCTCCCAAGTGCCAGACAGACCCTCCACTTCTTTGGGcatcagaaggaatttcttcctgggaAGGGTTATTAAAtgttggaaggggctgcccagggaggtggtggagccCCATCACTTGAGGTGTTCAGGAAaggactggacatggcactcggtgctctgggctgggtgacaaggtggtgatgggtcacaggttggaggtcttcatagaatcacagaatcatagaatggattgggttggaaaaggcctcccgagatcatcaagtccaacccttggtccaactccagtccctttaccagatcatggcactcagtgccacggccaagctcagctgaaaaacctccagagatggggatggtcttttccaacctcagtgattgTGTGACTgaccctctgtgtccctgcagcccccccagtACAAGCTGGACCCCCGGCTGGCCCGGCTGCTGGGGGTGCACACCCAGACCCGTGCCAGCATCATGCAGGCCCTCTGGCTCTACATCAAGCACAACAAGCTGCAGGACAGCCACGAGAAGGAGTACATCAACTGCAACCGCTACTTCCGCCAGGTACCACACCTGGGAGGGGCACaaccccctgcccacccctccaGCCAGGAAAAGCCCCTTCCCCGACTGCCACAGACCCCCCTGGCTGCCACAGACCCCCCTGGCTGCCACAGACCCCCCTGGCTGCCACAGACCCCCCTGGCTGACACAGACCCCCCTGGCTGCCACAGACCCCCCTGGCTGACACAGACCCCCCTGGCTGACACAGACCCCCCTGGCTGACACAGACCCCCCGGCTCCATTTAcccctgccccaggccctgggtTTGCATCTCTCACCTTGCCATGCTCACACCAGGGCCGGGGATGCCCCCACCTTCCCCACCTGGACAGGTGGAAGGACATGGACAGCAAACACTCTGCTTTGCCCCCCCAGATCTTCAACTGCATCCGCATGCGCTTCTCCGAGATCCCCATGAAGCTGGCAGGGCTCCTGCAGCACCCAGACCCCATCATCATCAACCACACCATCAGGTGGgcagcagtcctggggcagggggctccgtggggtgggcagtgggatgggcagtgtCCCTGGGAATGGGAGGCTCCatggggtgggcagtgggatgggcagtgtccctgggaatgggagggtgggcagtgggatgggcagtgtCCCTGAGAATGGAAGGCTCTATGGGGTGGCCAGTGGCATGGGCAGTGTCCCTGGGAATGGAAGGCTCCATGGGGTGGGCAGTGTCCCCAGGAATAGGGGAGGCTCCATGGGGTGGGGAGTGGGCCAGGCAgtgtccctgggaatggggactCTCTGGGCTCAGAGGGGGCCAGGCAgtgtccctgggaatggggactCTCTGGGCTCAGAGGGGGCCAGGCAgtgtccctgggaatggggactCTCTGGGCTCAGAGGGGGCCAGGCAgtgtccctgggaatggggactCTCTGGGCTCAGAGTGGGCCAGGCAgtgtccctgggaatgggggcTCTCTGGGCTCAGAGGGGGCCAGGCAgtgtccctgggaatggggactCTCTGGGCTCAGAGGGGGCCAGGCAgtgtccctgggaatggggactCTCTGGGCTCAGAGGGGGCCAGGCAGTGTCTTCAGGCTCCATCgagtggaggggcaggaggctctgaggtctccagcCCAAAGGACTGGTGAGCACAAGTCCCCTGGGAGGGGAAGAATCAGCCAGACAAATCTGGGGGTtccctggggcagtggggggCTTGATCCACCCCCAGCAGGGTGTGGGCTGAGGAAGTGTCCCCCCAAACACTGTGGGTTCCTCCCAGCGTGGACCCCAATGACCAGAAGAAGACGGCCTGCTACGACATCGACGTGGAGGTGGACGATCCCCTGAAGGCTCAGATGAGCAACTTCCTGGCTTCCACCACCAACCAGCAGGAAATTGCCTCCCTGGATGCCAAGGTGGGGGgctcctgccagggcacagccccgaggagCTGGGGAAAAGTGTGGTGATGTCCTGTttggggcagggcagagctccctctcactcctctcctctccccagaTTCATGAGACCATCGAATCCATCAACCAGCTGAAGACACAGAGGGATTTCATGCTGAGCTTCAGCAACAACCCACAGGATTTCATCCAGGAATGGATCAAATCCCAGAGGAGGGACCTCAAGGTAAAGGAGAGgtgttgcccagggaggtttaggttggatattaggaaagatTTCATGGAAAACATTGTGCAGTCCTGGCCCAGGCTGCCCCGTgtggtggtggagtcaccatccctggaagtgttcaaaaacatGGATGTGGCTGCTGGGGACGTGGCTTAGTGatgggttgatggttggacttgatcttaagGGCTTTTCCAATCTTAGCCATTCCATAATTCTCaacccctgggctgggaggaggttTGGGCCCCCCCGGTGCTCACTGCCTGTGCCCCACCCTGTGTGTTGCTCAGATCATCACGGATGTGATCGGGAACCCCGAGGAGGAGCGGAGAGCCGAGTTCTaccagcagccctgggcacaggaggcTGTGGGCAGACACatctttgccaaggtgggctcTGGGCCATGCCAGGGGGTGTGGAATGGGTTGCGATGGCACTGAGGGGTCCCTCTGACCACCCTGGTCTCTGCCAggttgggcacagagtggctggagagcagccaggcagagggacctggggggactgagggacaggaagctcaacaggagccaccagtgtgcccaggtggccaagaaggccaaggggatcctggcctggatccaaactagcgtggccagcaggcccagagcagtgacccttcccctggactctgccttggggaggccacaccttgagtgttgtgttcagttctgggcccctcagttgaggaaagagattgaggggctggagcggggccagagaagagcaacgaggctggagaagggactggatgtggctctgagtgtcctctgaaacacctccagggacagagaatccaccatgtcttgatccaaccccactgtggtcaccagcccagggcacagagtgccagagtgatcccagtggggttggatcaagggttgggtttgatcatcagaggtctcttccaacccaactgagaagagcaacgaggctggagaagggactggagcacaagtgctgtggggagaggctgagggagctgggggtgttcagcctggagaagaggaggctcagaggtgacctcagcactgtctggaactgcctgaagggaagttctggccaggtgggggttggtctcttctcccaggcactcagcaataggacaagggggcacgatgggctcaagctgtgccaggggaaattgaagttggagagcagaaagaaattctttgcagagagagtgctcagggattggaatgggctgcccagagagggggtggattccccatccctggaggtttttcagctgagcttggccgtggcactgagtgccatgatctggtaaagggactggagttggaccaagggttggacttgatgatctcggaggtcttttccaacccaatccattctaggattatGTGTTTCTAGGTCCAGCAGCGCCGGCAGGAACTGGAACAAGTGCTCGGGATCCGCCTCACCTAAAGGGCGGGCGGGGGCTGGGGAGCTCCTCCTCCCTCGCTGCTGCCTGAGCCTGACGGTACTTACTGGAATCAAACAGCACTTGCACAAACCCGACGTgcctgcagggactgggatcCGCTCCCACCCCTGCGCTCCGCGGGGCTGGGCAGTTCTGGCCCCGGCAGAGCACAGAGGGGGTCCCTGCTCCCCCCAAAGCCCCGCAGTAACGCACCCTCCTGCTTTGCATCGTGCCCCTCCCTTAGAGCCCCCGCGGCCCTCCCGCTGCTCCCCAGAAACCTCcaaagctgggaggagctgcctgtgcccagggggaggTGCTGCCACCCCTCCCCGAGCCCAGcgggcccagccctgcccctcttCAACCAAAGTTTGTCATTCCAAACGCCagccccgcccccggccccgctggtGCCCGGCGTTTTGCACTATTTTTGTGAACAggttttatataaaaaaaaagcaaacaaacaaaaaaaaatggaagcgTTTTGTACAGTGGGTTTGTATTTGATTAATATATTGAGTTCCTCTTCCTGCACTCACggcctgggctctgcaggggctcaGGGTGTGACACGGAACCAAGGGTTTAGGTTAAGTGTTTGACAATCGATTCATttctcccccccctccccctgtTTTACATAATTAGTGACTCATCttgagggggcagagggggcagctctgcccccaggaGCCTGCGGGCAATGGGGGCACCAGGGCACCAAAACTAGAGacagtggggagggaggggaccacagggacagtgccagcaCCTGGCAGCTCCCCCAAGTGCCTTGGCCCCCCCACCCGCAGGCTCCCGAGGGGAGGGGGCGTTTACATATTCCCAGGGTGTTCCCAGGCTCAGGggtgcctgctctgcctcttgtgtaacctttttttttgtctattttggatattttctaataaaaccagttagcagcagctctgtgggggtGTGTTgagtcctgcagctctggggaatCTGTGTGGAGTCGTGACCCTGTCCCCAGATcagcctccagccctggccTGAGTGGCACTTTAGAGTGACAGCAGCCTCACCGTTACTTCCACAGCTTCTTGATGGACATGTTCTTCTCACTGTCCTTCTGCATCACCTgcgtggggagggggaaagggttGGCTCCAGCACCCACCCCTCAAATTGGGTGCTAACAATGCCCCAAAACATCCCCACCACCAAAGCTCGGCCCTGCGCCAGGAAAGCACAGCAGCCTCTCCATGTCACTGTGCCCCAACAGCCTCTTCCATGTCACTGACACAGGATCAACCCCCTTAACGCTGCTCTTTGTCCCCAGGACCGACCCCCtccaagccctgcagctcccatgTGCTGGCTGACAGTGCCCAGGACACTTTGTGCCCCCAAACCCCTGGCCCCCTCCCTTTCCACCTCCCACCTGGCACTTACCTTGGCCACAGCCATTTCAAAGTCCTCCTGCGTGACGTGCACCCGCCTCTCCCTCAGCGCGTACATTCCTGCTTCTGTGCACACGCCCTGGGGGGACAGGCACGTCACCCACCGCCCCCAGTGCcgcccccagtgccccccagtgtcccccagtgtccccagctcACCTTCACCTCCGCGCCCGACGCCCCCGGCATCAGCTCCGCGATCTTCCGCAGGTTGATGCCCCGCGTCAGGTTCATTTTCCGGGAGTGGATCTTGAGGATGTCCAGGCGGGCCTGGAGCATTGGCACAGGGAAGGTGGAgccactggcacagctcccagggggaggagggggacagcagggaccaGGGCCACCCACTTACCTCCTCATTGGGAGGGGGGAACTCAATCTTCCTGTCGATGCGGCCGGGGCGCAGCAGAGCCGAGTCCAGGATGTCGATGCGGTTCGTGGCCATGATCACCTGCACGGTGACAAGTGTCAccactgtggggctggcacGACACGGCCCCgtccccaggcagggctggcaccccTACCTTGATGTTCTTGGTGGCCTCGAAGCCATCGAGCTGGTTGAGGAGCTCCAGCATGGTGCGCTGCACCTCGCTGTCCCCGCCCGAGCCGCCCTCCAGGCGGGAGGAGCCGATGGAGTCGATCTCGTCCATGAAGATGATGGAGGGCGCGTGTTCCCGCGCCATCACGAACAGCTCCCGCACCATGCGGGCACCTGCGGGGGCACAGGGCTGAGCCTGGCACCGGGACCACCCCAGGGGACAGCCCCGAGGTCACCCAGCCCCCCCAGAGCCGCCTCCCCCTGTGCCCCGTTACCTTCCCCGATGAACTTCTGCACCAGCTCCGAGCCCGACACGCGGATGAAGGTGCAGTCGGTGTGATGGGCCACGGCCCTGGCCAGCAAGGTCTTGCCTGTGCCGGGGGGGCCGTAGAGCAGCACCCCCTGAaacagtcacacagacacatcAGACCCTGCTGGGGACACGGGAACACCCCCAGGCCACCCCCCCAGCAGTGCTTGCCTTGGGCTGGGCGATCCCCAGCGCCTCGAAGAGCTCCGGGTGCTTCACAGGCAGCTCAATCACTTCCTTGATCTCCTTGATCTGCTTGTCCAGGCCCCCGATCATCTCATATGTGGAATCTGGGACCTTCTCCACCATCATCAGGGACACGAGCGGGTCCACCTTGTTGGGCAGGATCTTGTGCAGGGTGTAGCTGTCGTTCCGCAGGGCCACGCGGCAGTTCGGTGTCACCTgtggggacacgggggggaacagtgtccctgccagccccgggGGGGGAAcagtgtccctgccagccctgggggtgggcatcagtgtccctgccagccccagggggGGAACAGTGTCCCTGCTAACCCTGGGAATGGGCATcagtgtccctgccagccctggggatgggcatcagtgtccctgccagccccagggggGGAACAGTGTCCCTGCTAACTCTGGGGGGGGAAcagtgtccctgccagccccaggaaAGGAACAGTGTCCCCGCTAACCCTGGGGGTGGGCATCAGTGTCCCTGCCACGTCCAGGGGTGATCAGTGTCCCTGCTAACCCTGGGGATGGGCATcagtgtccctgccagccccaggaaGGGAACAGTGTCCCTGCTAACCCTGGGGATGGGCATcagtgtccctgccagccccagaggGGGAAACAGTGTCCCTGCTAACCCTGGGGATGGGCATcagtgtccctgccagccccaggaaGGGAACAGTGTCCCTGCTAACCCTGGGGGATGGGCATcagtgtccctgccagccccaggaggggaacagtgtccctgccagccctggggatgggcatcagtgtccctgccagcccccaggAGGGGAAcagtgtccctgccagccctggggatgggCATCAGTGTCCCTGCTAACCCTGGGGATGGGCATcagtgtccctgccagccctggggatgggcatcagtgtccctgccagccccatgcGGCGAACAGTGGCCCTGCTAACTCTGGGGGTGGGCATCAGTGTCCCTGCTAACCCTGGGGATGGGCATcagtgtccctgccagccccagggggGGAACAGTGTCCCTGCTAACCCTGGGGATGGGCATcagtgtccctgccagccccaggagggGAACAGTGTCCCTGCTAACCCTGGGGATGGGCATCAGTGTCCCTGCCACGTCCAGGGGGTGATCAATGtccctggcagctccagaggaTCATCAGTGTTCCTGCCAGCTCCAGGAGGGGATCAGATCAGTGTCCCTGCCAACCCTGGGGGTGGGCATcagtgtccctgccagccccagcaggggGATCAGATCAGTGTCCCTGCCAATCCTGGGAGGGGGATcagtgtccctgccagccccagcaggggGATCagtgcccctgccagccccaggggcaCCAGGCAGGACCCCTCCCACACTCACGTCATTAATGTCGATGTTCTTGTCCACGTCCACCACGAACTTCCCCTCTGGGTGCACCTGGAATGCAGTGATGGCACCAGGAGTTATTTCTCTGGGAAGTTCTCTGTTTTATGCCCCATACCCACCAGTggctcagagcaggaggaagggacCAGGAGCTCAACCAACACCTTgtggctcctcctgcctctccccagcctggggaaggccTGGGCCAGGCACAGCCATCCCAAGGTGCTCCTCCAAAGAGCTGCCACATCCCTCCAGTGACATTCGCTCTGACCCcatggggacagagggagggtCTCTCAgacccctccccagccctgatCACCCTCAGGACAGCTCAGCCTCGTACCTTCACAAGCACCTTCTTCTTGTCCATGGCTCTCACCACCTCTCCCACGTAGGatccctgttcctgcagcagctgcagctcctcccgcAGCAGCCGCACTGTGGAGAGGGacagctcagcaccagccacagccctgcaggggcagaggggcagcacggggggcacaggagcccccagcccagcccagagccccaggggagcaggaggaggaggaggaggaggaaggttcAGGCCATACCCTTGGCATTCAGCTCGTTCCTCTGCGCTTGCAGCCGCCGCAGGTTCTGGCTCTTCTCGTTCACAATGAGCTGTGGGGGCAGAGAGTGGCTGAGTCCTTGGTGTCCTGTCAGGGCTCACCCAAACCCAGCCTGGCTGAGTCCTTGGTGTCCTGTCAGGGCTCACCCAGACCCAGCCTGGCTGAGTCCTTGGTGTCCTGGGCAAGGCTCACCCAGATCCAGCCTGGCTGAGTCCTTGGTGTCCTGTCAGGGCTCACCCAAACCCAGCCTGGCTGAGTCCTTGGTGTCCTGGGCAAGGCTCACCCAAACC is part of the Pithys albifrons albifrons isolate INPA30051 chromosome 25, PitAlb_v1, whole genome shotgun sequence genome and encodes:
- the SMARCD2 gene encoding SWI/SNF-related matrix-associated actin-dependent regulator of chromatin subfamily D member 2 gives rise to the protein MAGRGAFPLSPLPPAAAPPAPGPATALLRGPSPAPAAAAAPGYRAMGPAAQYQRPGMPPGSRMPMAGLQVGPPGAPPYGAASPMRPGLPQSMMDPFRKRLLTPQAQPPMATQRRGVKRRKMADKVLPQRIRELVPESQAYMDLLAFERKLDQTIARKRMEIQEAIKKPLTQKRKLRIYISNTFTPAKEEGEGGERVASWELRVEGKLLEDPSKQKRKFSSFFKSLVIELDKELYGPDNHLVEWHRMPTTQETDGFQVKRPGDVNVKCTLLLMLDHQPPQYKLDPRLARLLGVHTQTRASIMQALWLYIKHNKLQDSHEKEYINCNRYFRQIFNCIRMRFSEIPMKLAGLLQHPDPIIINHTISVDPNDQKKTACYDIDVEVDDPLKAQMSNFLASTTNQQEIASLDAKIHETIESINQLKTQRDFMLSFSNNPQDFIQEWIKSQRRDLKIITDVIGNPEEERRAEFYQQPWAQEAVGRHIFAKVQQRRQELEQVLGIRLT
- the PSMC5 gene encoding 26S proteasome regulatory subunit 8, which translates into the protein MPAEKMAVDGPEQMEMDDGKGGSGLRQYYLSKIEELQLIVNEKSQNLRRLQAQRNELNAKVRLLREELQLLQEQGSYVGEVVRAMDKKKVLVKVHPEGKFVVDVDKNIDINDVTPNCRVALRNDSYTLHKILPNKVDPLVSLMMVEKVPDSTYEMIGGLDKQIKEIKEVIELPVKHPELFEALGIAQPKGVLLYGPPGTGKTLLARAVAHHTDCTFIRVSGSELVQKFIGEGARMVRELFVMAREHAPSIIFMDEIDSIGSSRLEGGSGGDSEVQRTMLELLNQLDGFEATKNIKVIMATNRIDILDSALLRPGRIDRKIEFPPPNEEARLDILKIHSRKMNLTRGINLRKIAELMPGASGAEVKGVCTEAGMYALRERRVHVTQEDFEMAVAKVMQKDSEKNMSIKKLWK